The genomic interval GTTTACGATTGCTGGATCATTCTGGCCCAAGCAACGTAGTATTAACTATAGATAGACAAATACAAAAAGATGTGGAAAATATATTAGATAATCATGATGTAAAAGGAGCGGTAGTAGTAATACGTCCAAATACAGGTGAAATCTTGGCTATGGCGTCACGTCCTAATTTTGATGCAAATCATCTTGATGACTATTTAAAACAAAGTAGTGCGCCTTTATTAAATCGTGCTATCGCAGCATATCAGCCTGGGTCAGTATTTAAATTAGTGGCGGCGGCAGCTGCATTAGAAATGGGGATTGTACATCCAGATGATAGTTTTTTTGATCCTGGTTTTATTGAGGTTGATCATATACGATTTAACGGATGGGACTATGAGAAAGGTGGGCGTGGTAAATTGACTTTTACCGAAGCTTTAGCATACTCTAGTAACCCTGTCTTTATTGAAGTTGGCTTAAAATTAGGTGCTGAGAATCTAATTTCCTTTGCAAAAAAATTAGGCTTTGGTAAGAAAACCAATTTAGATTTTTATGGTGAGGTAGAAGGGTATCTACCGCCAGTTGATAGTATTTATCCAGGAGAACTTGCAAATTTAACTATCGGTCAGGGAAAATTGGAGGCAACACCACTTCAAATTGTGTCATTAGTTGCAACGATTGCAAATGATGGCGTTAAAGTAAATCCGTATATAGTGGACAAGTTGACAAATGCGGAAGGCGTGGTTGTGAAAAATTATATTGCAACACCAGGTCAGCGGGTGTTAACCCAAAGAACCGCTAAGCAAATGCAAGAAATGATGGGAGCAGTTACCCGTTTTGGGACAGGGCAAGCGGCTTATGTGGAAACAATTGGTTCAGCAGGTAAAACTGGTTCTGCTGAAACTGGACGAACAAATGAGTCTGGGAAGAGTATTAATCATGCATGGTTTGCTGGTTATGCACCTTTAAAAAATCCGCAATATGCGATAGTCGTTTTTATTGAAGAGGGAATGTCTGGCGGCGATGTAGCAGCACCAATTTTTAGTGAGATTATGTCAGCCATAATAGACCCAGCAAAAGAATTGAAATAGCTTACAAAAAACTAGGCAATAAATTAAAAATATGATAAACTATATGAGATAATGAATTATTATGCTAAGGCTGTGATATTGTGATAGAAGAAAAGCCTTGTATTTTGGTTATTCATGGGCCTAATTTAAATTTATTAGGAAAACGTGAACCAAATATTTATGGTAACCTGACGCTAGATGAAATTAATGCAAATATAAGGGGAAAAGCTAACAACCTAGGTTTTGCAGTGGAATTTGTTCAATCAAATCATGAAGGTTATATAGTGGACGCCATTCAGCAAGCTGAAGGCAATCAGAAGGGTATCATTATTAACGCTGCGGCTTTTACTCATTACAGTATTGCTATACGTGATGCCTTAGCTGCTATTTCTGTTCCCGCGATAGAAGTGCATTTGTCGAATATTTATAAGCGTGAAGAGTTTCGCCATCATTCGGTTATATCTTCAGTTGTCTATGGCCAAATCAGCGGATTTGGATATGATAGCTATCTTTTAGCATTGGAGGCAGTTGCCCGTTTAATCGGCAACAAGAGATAAAATGGAAAGAAGAATAATAAAACTTCGTAAGTTTATGAATGAAAATGATTTACACGCAATGCTTGTTAGTAAACCGGAAAATGTACGGTATTTCAGTGGATTTAGTGGTTCAGCCGGTATGTTATTAATCACTAATAACTCTAACAAGTTATTAACGGATTTTCGTTATATTGAACAAGCTACTGCTCAAGCTAAGCAATTTGAAATAGTACGCTATAGCGCAACTTTATGGAAAACATTGGCTGATCTTGTTAAGAGTTCGGATCTTTCAAAAATTGGCTTCGAAGGTGATTTTATCACTTATGATGGGTATCTTGAAGTAGTTGATACTCTTCCTATGATCTCTTTAGTACCAGTTAAATTAGATAACTTGCGTATGGCAAAAGATGATGCTGAAATTGTTTCTATTAAGAAGGCCGTAGAAATTGCTGACAATGCCTTTTTACAAATCCTGTCTTTTATAAAACCTGGAATGACGGAGCAGGAGGTTGCTCTTCAATTAGAATATTATATGCGCAAGCTTGGTGCAGAAAAGCCAGCATTTGATACTATAATGGCTTCTGGTGTTCGTGGGGCATTACCCCATGGCAGAGCTTCCGAGAAAGTAATTGAAGTCGGCGATTTTGTGACAATGGATTTTGGTGCAGTGTATAAGGGCTATCATTCTGATATTACACGTACCATTTGTATGGGCAAAGCCAATACGCGGCAAAAAGAAATATATGGAATTGTCCTTGAGGCACAATTAGCAGGTGTCAAGACTGTTGCTCCTGGAAAAGTTGGCAAAGAGATTGATATAGTATCTAGAGATATTATTACTAATGCT from Pelosinus sp. IPA-1 carries:
- a CDS encoding penicillin-binding transpeptidase domain-containing protein, giving the protein MALQVSRIYKMLTFFLLVSCLLIMRLFYLQIIAGSELASQSLSMRIQEVPIEVARGEVVDRNGLALTNTAQHFSVVIFPGLIHNAETAASQLAMLMGLSKEYILSEIIGNKRPFKLNGKVDAMVGDKINLSNISGVIVVAERVRYGYLPIAAHVTGYINNADNQGVSGIEAMYDDVLRGSQPEYAAALVDAGQQIIPGLGYKRLRLLDHSGPSNVVLTIDRQIQKDVENILDNHDVKGAVVVIRPNTGEILAMASRPNFDANHLDDYLKQSSAPLLNRAIAAYQPGSVFKLVAAAAALEMGIVHPDDSFFDPGFIEVDHIRFNGWDYEKGGRGKLTFTEALAYSSNPVFIEVGLKLGAENLISFAKKLGFGKKTNLDFYGEVEGYLPPVDSIYPGELANLTIGQGKLEATPLQIVSLVATIANDGVKVNPYIVDKLTNAEGVVVKNYIATPGQRVLTQRTAKQMQEMMGAVTRFGTGQAAYVETIGSAGKTGSAETGRTNESGKSINHAWFAGYAPLKNPQYAIVVFIEEGMSGGDVAAPIFSEIMSAIIDPAKELK
- the aroQ gene encoding type II 3-dehydroquinate dehydratase → MIEEKPCILVIHGPNLNLLGKREPNIYGNLTLDEINANIRGKANNLGFAVEFVQSNHEGYIVDAIQQAEGNQKGIIINAAAFTHYSIAIRDALAAISVPAIEVHLSNIYKREEFRHHSVISSVVYGQISGFGYDSYLLALEAVARLIGNKR
- a CDS encoding Xaa-Pro peptidase family protein, which codes for MERRIIKLRKFMNENDLHAMLVSKPENVRYFSGFSGSAGMLLITNNSNKLLTDFRYIEQATAQAKQFEIVRYSATLWKTLADLVKSSDLSKIGFEGDFITYDGYLEVVDTLPMISLVPVKLDNLRMAKDDAEIVSIKKAVEIADNAFLQILSFIKPGMTEQEVALQLEYYMRKLGAEKPAFDTIMASGVRGALPHGRASEKVIEVGDFVTMDFGAVYKGYHSDITRTICMGKANTRQKEIYGIVLEAQLAGVKTVAPGKVGKEIDIVSRDIITNAGFGEFFGHGLGHGLGLNIHEEPRLSPTNIHTVLLENMVVTVEPGIYLPNWGGVRIEDTVLVSTEGCQILTASSKQLIELD